A part of Excalfactoria chinensis isolate bCotChi1 chromosome 23, bCotChi1.hap2, whole genome shotgun sequence genomic DNA contains:
- the TFEB gene encoding transcription factor EB, which translates to MASRIGLRMELMKQQAQQEAERERAQQQLMMNYMQQQRMPVASTPAINTPIHYQSPPPVPGEVLKVQSYLENPTTYHLQKSRDKKVQAYLSETYGNKFAAHVSPASHSPKPPPAASPSVRPGHVMSSSAGNSAPNSPMAMLNIGSNPEREFDEVIDDIMRLDDVLGYMNPEVHMPNTLPMSSSHMNVYSGDPQVTASLVGVTSSSCPAELTQKRELTDAESRALAKERQKKDNHNLIERRRRFNINDRIKELGMLIPKANDLDVRWNKGTILKASVDYIKRMQKDLQRSRDLENHSRRLEMTNKQLLLRIQELEMQARVHGLPTSSPSGVNVAELAQQVVKQEAGADEGMLEPLLPTPDPESQPVLPPQPQSPYHQLDFTHSLSFDDGSQGFPDSLEPGHSASFPSLSKKELDLMLLQDTMLPLASDPLFSAVSPEASKASSRRSSFSMEDTDML; encoded by the exons ATGGCGTCCCGCATCGGGCTGCGGATGGAGCTGATgaagcagcaagcacagcaggaGGCCGAGCGGGAGCGCgcgcagcagcagctgatgatGAACTACATGCAGCAGCAGCGCATGCCGGTGGCCTCCACCCCTGCCATCAACACCCCCATCCACTACCAGTCCCCACCGCCCGTGCCTGGAGAGGTCCTCAAG GTGCAGTCCTACCTGGAGAACCCCACCACCTACCACCTGCAGAAGTCGCGGGATAAGAAGGTTCAGGCGTATCTCTCCGAGACCTATGGGAACAAGTTTGCTGCCCACGTCAGCCCTGCCAGCCATTCGCCAAAGCCCCCCCCGGCTGCGTCCCCCAGCGTCCGGCCTGGCCACGTCATGTCCTCCTCTGCGGGCAACAGCGCACCCAACAGCCCCATGGCCATGCTCAACATTGGCTCCAACCCTGAGCGGGAG tttgatGAGGTCATCGATGACATCATGCGCCTGGATGATGTTCTGGGCTATATGAACCCCGAGGTCCACATGCCCAACACG CTGCCGATGTCCAGCAGTCACATGAATGTCTATAGTGGGGACCCCCAGGTGACCGCCTCCCTTGTTGGTGtcaccagcagctcctgccctgccgAGCTCACCCAGAAGAGAGAGCTGACAG ATGCTGAGAGCCGAGCCCTGGCAAAGGAGCGCCAGAAGAAGGACAATCACAACCTGA TTGAGAGGAGGCGAAGGTTTAACATCAACGATCGCATCAAGGAGCTGGGGATGCTGATCCCCAAGGCCAATGACCT GGACGTGCGCTGGAACAAAGGGACGATCCTGAAAGCTTCTGTGGATTACATCAAGAGGATGCAGAAGGACCTGCAGAGGTCACGAGACCTGGAGAACCACTCGCGGCGGCTGGAGATGACAAACAAGCAGCTACTGCTGCGCATCCAG GAGCTGGAGATGCAGGCGCGTGTGCATGGGCTGCCCACCTCCTCGCCCTCGGGTGTCAACGTGGCCGAGCTGGCTCAGCAGGTGGTCAAGCAAGAGGCTGGTGCGGATGAGGGGATGCTGGAGCCACTGCTGCCCACCCCGGACCCTGAGTCACAGCCGGTGCTGCCTCCGCAGCCGCAGTCCCCCTACCACCAGCTGGACTTTACCCACAGCCTGAGCTTCGATGACGGCTCCCAGGGCTTCCCAGACAGCCTGGAGCCCGGCCACAGcgcttccttcccttccctatcCAAgaaggagctggacttgatgctgctgcaggacacCATGCTGCCCCTGGCCTCCGACCCCCTGTTCTCAGCCGTGTCCCCCGAGGCCTCCAAGGCCAGCAGTCGCCGGAGCAGCTTCAGCATGGAGGACACAGACATGCTGTGA
- the LOC140262015 gene encoding pepsin B-like, with protein sequence MKCLVLAVLCLQLTEGMVRINLRKGKSIREKMREDGVLEDYLKKIKHDPAKKYRFSKSSTVYEPMASHLDSSYFGEISIGTPPQSFLVLFDTGSSNLWVPSILCNMPACGKHAKFNPGASSTYINNGRSVTLSYGSGSLTVLLGYDTLRIQSIKVRNQEFGLSKDEPTQPFYYAQFDGIMGMAYPALAAGGTPTPLQGMLQQNQLKQPIFSFYFSRKPTYNYGGELVLGGMDPRLFTGDIVWAPVTQELYWQVAIDEFAIGQSLMGWCSQGCQAIVDTGTFLLTVPQRYLRRFLKAVGAQETSFGYAVDCNDIHSLPTITFIINGVRLPLPPSAYVLKSNGYCTVGIEVTYLPSQNGQPLWILGDVFLKEYYTIFDMAHNRIGFAKSV encoded by the exons ATGAAGTGCCTCGTGCTGGCCGTGCTGTGCCTACAGCTCACAGAGGGGATGGTGAG GATCAATTTGAGGAAAGGCAAATCCATACGGGAGAAAATGAGGGAGGACGGAGTGCTGGAGGACTACCTGAAGAAAATTAAGCACGACCCAGCTAAGAAATACCGCTTCAGCAAGAGCTCCACTGTGTACGAGCCGATGGCCTCCCACCTGGAT TCCTCTTACTTTGGGGAGATCAGCATCGGGACCCCCCCCCAGAGCTTCCTGGTGCTCTTCGACACCGGCTCCTCCAACCTGTGGGTGCCCTCCATCCTCTGCAACATGCCGGCATGCG gaaaacaCGCCAAGTTCAACCCCGGCGCATCCTCCACTTACATCAACAACGGGCGGAGCGTTACGCTGTCCTACGGCAGCGGGTCGCTGACCGTGCTGCTGGGCTACGACACGCTGCGG ATCCAGAGCATCAAAGTCAGAAACCAGGAGTTTGGGCTAAGCAAGGATGAGCCCACCCAGCCGTTCTACTATGCCCAGTTTGATGGGATCATGGGGATGGCTTACCCTGCGCTCGCGGCTGGAGGGACCCCCACCCCACTGCAAGGCATGCTGCAGCAGAACCAACTCAAACAGCCCATCTTCAGCTTCTACTTCTCTCG CAAGCCCACCTACAACTATGGAGGAGAGCTCGTGCTGGGAGGAATGGACCCTCGGCTGTTCACTGGAGACATTGTGTGGGCACCGGTGACCCAGGAGCTTTACTGGCAGGTGGCGATCGATGA ATTTGCTATTGGACAGTCGCTGATGGGCTGGTGCAGCCAGGGCTGCCAGGCCATCGTGGACACAGGGACGTTCCTACTCACTGTGCCCCAGCGGTACCTGAGGAGGTTCCTgaaggctgtgggtgcccaggAGACCAGCTTTGGG TACGCAGTTGACTGCAATGACATCCACAGCTTGCCTACCATCACCTTCATCATCAACGGGGTGCGGCTCCCACTGCCCCCCTCTGCCTACGTCCTCAAG AGCAATGGGTACTGCACCGTTGGGATCGAAGTCACCTACCTGCCATCCCAGAATGGGCAGCCGCTCTGGATTTTGGGTGATGTCTTCCTCAAGGAGTATTACACCATCTTCGACATGGCGCACAACCGCATCGGCTTCGCCAAGTCGGTGTAA